DNA sequence from the Podospora pseudocomata strain CBS 415.72m chromosome 2 map unlocalized CBS415.72m_2.2, whole genome shotgun sequence genome:
TAATCTTAAAAGGCCAAGTCTGTATCCAGCGAGCAGTTCAGCCAAAAGTGGGCCCTTGACGTAGGAGCTGCCAAACCATTGAACAGTCGAGTGCGCGCCTGGCATCGCGTTTCCATCTCGGAACTGGAAGACGTCAGTTGTTGGCCAGAAAAACACACAATCCCATCTCAACACCCTTTCGCCGCGCCCAGGGAAGACTGTCGCCAAGATGTCGGTCATTCTCGAGACAACGGCAGGTGACATTGTCATTGACCTGCTGGTCGATTTCGCCCCCAAGATGTGCGAAAAGTACGTCCCCATGTTCTTGCTTTCTTGTTCAATTGCCAGACCACAACTAACCCAATGTTCTTCAGCTTTCTCAAGCTATGCAAGATCAAATACTACAACTTTTCTCCTATCCACTCTATTCAAAAGTCCTTTTCCTGTCAAACCGGCGACCCTCTCGGGCCTCTGTCCCCCAATTCCGACGGCGGAAGTTCCATCTGGGGCTTACTCGAAGGAAGGGACAAGACATTTCCTGCCTTGTTCCATCCCAAATTGAAACACCGCGAACGAGGCACTGTCAGCATGGCTACTGCCCCCCACCCGTCTGACCCAGAGACACGACTGGCTGGCTCTCAATTTCTGATCACActgggagaggacgggaTAGACTTCCTAGACGACAAAGCCGCCATATTTGGGAAAGTCGCCGAGGGCTTTGACGTTCTGGAGAAGATCAACGAGGCAATTGTGGATGAACGAGGGAACCCGCTGGTGGACATCAGAATCAAGCATACCATTGTGTTGGAGGATCCCTACCCTGACCCCGCTGGCCTGCGGGAGCCGAGTGCTTCACCTCCACCGACCAACGCACAGCTCGCTACCGTCAGGATTgcggaaggagaagagctggTTGATGTCGAAAAGGACGAAGAAGCCGCCGCTGAGGCGGAAacgagaaagagagagagggaagcAGCCGCCCAGGCGTTGACGTTGGAGATGCTAGGCGATCTCCCATTTGCCGAAGTCAAGCCACCAGAAAATGTCCTGTTTGTTTGCAAGCTCAACCCAGTCACAACTGACGAGGACTTGGAGTTGATATTCAGTCGATTTGGCAAGATTCTGAGTTGCGAGGTGATCAGAGATCAGAAAACCGGCGACAGCTTGCAGTATGCTTTCATTGAGTTTGAAGATAAGAAGAGCTGCGAGGAAGCGTACTACAAGATGGATTCCGTTCTGATTGACGACAGGAGAATTCACGTAGACTTCAGTCAGAGCGTCAGTCGCCTGAGCGAGGTTTGGAGAAACGATACCAACACGAAACGCAAAACTGCTGCTGcaagaaaagggaaaggtGGCTGGGGTGGTGTGCAAGAGCTG
Encoded proteins:
- the cyp6 gene encoding Peptidyl-prolyl cis-trans isomerase-like 4 (COG:A; EggNog:ENOG503NW66), translating into MSVILETTAGDIVIDLLVDFAPKMCENFLKLCKIKYYNFSPIHSIQKSFSCQTGDPLGPLSPNSDGGSSIWGLLEGRDKTFPALFHPKLKHRERGTVSMATAPHPSDPETRLAGSQFLITLGEDGIDFLDDKAAIFGKVAEGFDVLEKINEAIVDERGNPLVDIRIKHTIVLEDPYPDPAGLREPSASPPPTNAQLATVRIAEGEELVDVEKDEEAAAEAETRKREREAAAQALTLEMLGDLPFAEVKPPENVLFVCKLNPVTTDEDLELIFSRFGKILSCEVIRDQKTGDSLQYAFIEFEDKKSCEEAYYKMDSVLIDDRRIHVDFSQSVSRLSEVWRNDTNTKRKTAAARKGKGGWGGVQELEKWRKYRNEDVERDDEDDHYRMVHGVEDMQHGRHDTGVSHSSSSNNNENNNKRKPYDRRAGESRSSGPSGSGGHEDSRREAAAHRRGRESPDRLTDTHSSSGNNNRPEHRRGHTERRSRSPRQDHGYHRHSYRDNNRHDRPGDPGQSSSRGREDRDWARRDRRDQDRDRRDRSRYRDRDRGQDRYRGRGGGDEYSGR